Proteins from a single region of Hordeum vulgare subsp. vulgare chromosome 6H, MorexV3_pseudomolecules_assembly, whole genome shotgun sequence:
- the LOC123402284 gene encoding autophagy-related protein 13a, protein MASLSDSGGAGGGGGRSGAELMVPQFHLKALHAILAARVPRPVASASASAAVRRRDRWFHLPLHAPPAAEHIPEPALGEPVVVDVYLAPSAVSGGGEEEEVVERWTVACEPWAAGERAAAEAGEGLAVNRAYKRCITLLRSLYATLRLLPAYRVFRTLCASGQGYNYEMGHRVGSFAAPFSRADEAAMRTRGFPAVETQLGRLVVSVQYLPTLAAYNFEITSLSSAMLITDYVGSPAAEPMRSFPSSLTEAASSALPLPSRRPNSWASPAAAYWPQSPGQHAKFSPPPTLYASPTPSPPTFGGGYLQSRLSGETAPMSIPQAGGGRGPVQYRNMSDPSRGFMLPPPSPKSVRGEARSHESLTENSRSFRKAEGIRMTDLYANLPAAPKNKDSREESGRFSGVFSSSGSPRHGISRSSSRFSTQDDTDDAYLPFAVDDVDAPDSRPGSSGGKEDQSGSSSHKSQDAAVGYLVHLLRSARPLRDPSSSSLTSRAESTEADNTSSFMSRRTSDAFEELESFKDIKENLLSRSRSRMQDSLDRS, encoded by the exons ATGGCGAGCCTGTCGGACTCTGgcggtgctggcggcggcggcggccggtctGGCGCGGAGCTGATGGTCCCGCAGTTCCACCTCAAGGCGCTGCATGCCATCCTCGCCGCGCGCGTGCCGCGGCCGGtcgcgtcggcgtcggcgtcggcggcgGTGCGGAGGCGGGACAGGTGGTTCCACCTGCCGCTCCACGCGCCGCCCGCGGCGGAGCACATCCCGGAGCCGGCCCTCGGGGAGCCGGTCGTGGTGGACGTGTACCTGGCCCCGTCGGCCGtcagcggcggcggggaggaggaggaggtggtggagaggTGGACGGTGGCGTGCGAGCCCTGGGCGGCGGGGGAGAGGGCGGCCGCCGAGGCGGGGGAAGGGCTGGCCGTCAACAGGGCGTACAAGCGCTGCATCACGCTGCTCAGGTCGCTCTACGCCACGCTCCGCCTCCTCCCGGCGTACCGCGTCTTCCGCACGCTCTGCGCGTCCGGCCAGGGGTACAACTACGAGATGGGCCACCGCGTCGGCTCCTTCGCCGCCCCCTTCTCCCGCGCCGACGAGGCGGCCATGCGCACCCGCGGCTTCCCCGCTGTCGAGACCCAGCTCGGCCGCCTCGTCGTGTCCGTGCAGTACctccccaccctcgccgcctACAACTTCGAGATCACATCTCTCTCCTCCGCCATGCTCATCACCGATTACGTCGGGAGCCCGGCAGCGGAGCCTATGCGCTCCTTCCCGTCGTCGCTCACAGAGGCTGCCAGCTCGGCCTTGCCGCTGCCCTCACGGCGCCCCAACAGCTGGGCGTCGCCTGCTGCTGCCTACTGGCCGCAGTCGCCCGGGCAGCACGCCAAGTTCTCACCGCCCCCAACGCTGTACGCGTCTCCCACGCCTTCTCCTCCCACGTTCGGCGGTGGCTACCTGCAGTCGCGGCTGAGCGGGGAGACCGCACCAATGAGTATACCGCAAGCGGGCGGAGGGAGGGGCCCTGTCCAGTATCGGAACATGTCCGATCCAAGCAGGGGGTTCATGCTACCTCCACCTTCACCCAAGAGCGTGCGAGGGGAGGCACGGTCGCACGAGTCACTGACGGAGAACAGCCGCTCATTCCGGAAGGCAGAGGGGATCCGGATGACCGATCTCTACGCCAACCTGCCTGCTGCTCCAAAG AATAAGGACAGTAGGGAGGAATCTGGCAGGTTCTCAGGtgttttctcctctagtggttCCCCACGACATGGGATTTCACGAAGTTCAAGCAGATTCTCTACGCAGGATGATACTGATGATGCATATCTTCCTTTTGCTGTGGATGATGTCGATGCACCTGATTCCAGACCTGG GAGCAGTGGTGGTAAGGAGGACCAGTCCGGGTCGTCCTCCCATAAATCACAAGATGCTGCTGTTGGCTATCTTGTCCATCTGCTGAGGTCTGCACGTCCGTTGCGAGATCCTAGCAGTTCATCTCTAACATCAAGGGCGGAATCTACTGAAGCGGACAACACCAGCTCGTTCATGTCCCGTAGAACATCTGATGCATTCGAGGAGCTTGAATCTTTCAAGGATATAAAGGAGAATCTGCTTTCCCGTAGTAGATCTAGAATGCAAGATTCATTGGATAGGTCCTAA